The following are from one region of the Francisella opportunistica genome:
- the ftsZ gene encoding cell division protein FtsZ — protein sequence MFDFNDSMVSNAIIKVVGVGGGGGNAVQHMCEEVSDVEFFALNTDGQALSKSKVQNILQIGTNLTKGLGAGANPEIGKRAATEDRAKIEQLLEGADMVFITAGMGGGTGTGGAPVVAEVAKEMGILTVAVVTKPFPFEGPRRMKAAEQGIDELTKHVDSIITVPNEKLLSVLGKGASLIDAFNAANDVLGNAVKGVSELITKPGLINVDFADVRAVMTDMGLAMMGMGEATGENRAREAAEAAISSPLLEDINLDGAKGVIVNITAGMDMSIGEFEEVGEVIRSFISDEAIVIAGTVIDSDMTDSMKVTVVVTGIEKVAMKRGFGVEKTSSQQQSASSFSNKTSAPFLRKETEIITGASNAPKTDSDDVNKSDIPSFLRRR from the coding sequence GTGGCGGTGGCGGTAATGCCGTACAGCATATGTGTGAAGAGGTTTCTGATGTTGAGTTTTTTGCCCTAAATACAGATGGTCAGGCATTATCAAAATCAAAAGTTCAAAATATATTACAAATCGGTACAAACCTAACAAAAGGTTTAGGTGCTGGTGCTAATCCTGAGATTGGTAAGAGAGCAGCAACTGAGGATAGAGCAAAAATTGAGCAACTTTTAGAAGGTGCTGATATGGTTTTCATCACTGCTGGTATGGGTGGCGGTACAGGTACAGGTGGTGCACCTGTAGTTGCTGAAGTAGCAAAAGAAATGGGTATACTTACGGTAGCTGTAGTTACTAAGCCTTTCCCTTTTGAAGGACCAAGAAGAATGAAAGCAGCTGAGCAAGGTATAGATGAATTAACAAAGCATGTTGACTCTATAATTACTGTGCCAAACGAAAAACTTCTAAGTGTGCTTGGTAAGGGTGCATCACTAATAGATGCATTTAATGCGGCAAATGATGTTTTAGGTAATGCTGTAAAAGGTGTGTCTGAGCTTATTACTAAGCCTGGTCTTATCAACGTTGACTTTGCTGATGTTAGAGCAGTTATGACTGATATGGGTCTAGCGATGATGGGTATGGGTGAAGCTACTGGCGAAAACAGAGCTAGAGAAGCCGCAGAAGCTGCTATCTCAAGTCCACTTTTAGAAGATATCAATCTGGATGGTGCTAAAGGTGTAATTGTAAATATTACAGCTGGTATGGATATGTCTATCGGTGAATTTGAAGAAGTTGGTGAAGTGATTAGATCTTTCATCTCTGATGAGGCTATCGTGATAGCTGGTACAGTTATCGACTCAGATATGACTGATTCTATGAAAGTGACAGTAGTTGTTACTGGTATAGAGAAAGTTGCAATGAAAAGAGGCTTTGGCGTAGAGAAAACATCTAGCCAGCAACAAAGTGCTTCAAGCTTTTCGAATAAAACCTCAGCACCTTTCTTAAGAAAAGAGACTGAAATTATTACTGGTGCTAGTAATGCGCCAAAAACTGATTCTGATGATGTAAATAAATCAGATATTCCTAGTTTCTTAAGAAGAAGATAA
- the lpxC gene encoding UDP-3-O-acyl-N-acetylglucosamine deacetylase — protein MMKQKTIAKEFSVTGVGLHSGIDVSMTVKPADVDTGIVFRRADLSPVVDIKVNPSSIKEAVMCTLLTKNGDQNLSVSTIEHLMSALAMFEVDNVLIEVNAPELPVMDGSSYEFTQLLKEAGIVEQNSARNGIKILKPVRVEHEDKFAEVLPSDTLKYEFKIQWDHPVIAATKDHIVFEYDLDEYIKMVSKARTFGFYEQLAYLHQNNLAKGASLDNAVGIANEGVLNEGGLRYDDEFVRHKLLDAIGDFYVGGYILGHFNCFKSGHTLNNKLLHAIFADKDAWECI, from the coding sequence ATAATGAAACAAAAAACTATAGCAAAAGAATTTTCTGTAACGGGTGTTGGTTTACATTCTGGTATAGATGTTTCTATGACTGTTAAGCCAGCTGATGTTGACACTGGTATAGTATTCCGTCGTGCTGATTTAAGTCCAGTTGTTGATATCAAAGTTAATCCATCTAGTATTAAAGAGGCTGTGATGTGTACTCTTTTAACAAAAAATGGTGATCAAAATTTATCAGTTTCAACAATTGAACATTTGATGTCTGCACTTGCTATGTTTGAAGTTGATAATGTATTGATTGAGGTTAATGCTCCAGAGTTACCAGTAATGGATGGCAGCTCTTATGAGTTTACACAATTATTAAAAGAGGCTGGTATTGTTGAGCAAAATTCTGCTAGAAATGGTATCAAAATCTTAAAACCTGTAAGAGTTGAGCATGAAGATAAGTTTGCAGAGGTTTTACCTAGTGATACATTAAAATATGAGTTTAAGATTCAATGGGATCATCCTGTAATTGCGGCAACAAAGGATCACATAGTTTTTGAGTATGATCTTGATGAGTATATTAAGATGGTTTCAAAGGCTAGAACATTTGGCTTTTATGAACAGCTTGCCTACTTACATCAAAACAATCTTGCAAAAGGAGCATCGTTAGATAATGCTGTTGGTATTGCTAATGAGGGTGTGCTTAACGAAGGTGGTTTGCGTTATGATGATGAGTTTGTAAGACATAAACTCCTAGATGCGATTGGTGATTTCTATGTTGGCGGTTATATTTTAGGGCATTTCAACTGTTTCAAGTCAGGACATACTCTTAATAACAAGCTTCTACATGCTATCTTTGCTGATAAAGATGCGTGGGAATGTATTTAG
- the dnaX gene encoding DNA polymerase III subunit gamma/tau has protein sequence MSYQALARKYRPQSFSEVAGQQHALNSLVHALETQKIHHAYLFTGTRGVGKTTLGRLLAKCLNCKTGVTAEPCNKCENCVAINNNSFMDLIEIDAASRTGVEETKEILDNIQYMPSQGRYKVYLIDEAHMLSKQSFNALLKTLEEPPEYVKFILATTDYHKIPVTILSRCIQLHLKHISQADIKDQLKTVLAKENINSDEPSLEYIAYHAKGSLRDALSLLDQAISFCSGELKQAQIKQMLGIIDSEEVYSIINAIIDNDPKAILPAVKNLALTESSADAVLDRIAEIWFACCIYSFTQSLDAINDIDVDIINNILAKISIEQAHFLYQLTIIAKKDIALAPNFETGVTMAILRLIAFQKKNLTDVTQTSKIVANATTARNDISLLKNTFKPEQSQQTVKPAVTQNNNPTTNENIQEQALDKKWFNLLNRIKLKGFTKTLAFNSHLISDNGETFVIHLNEDAKKILELDPQSIAKLQASISEYLNNASFRLDIKNLPIDRVSTDQKSPAEIKRENAINKIHNDENTKLIKQALAIDIKEQNIILTD, from the coding sequence ATGTCATATCAAGCATTAGCAAGAAAATATCGCCCACAGTCATTTTCAGAAGTTGCTGGACAGCAACATGCTCTTAACAGTTTAGTGCATGCTTTAGAAACTCAAAAAATCCACCATGCTTACTTATTTACAGGTACGCGTGGGGTTGGTAAGACAACACTTGGTAGACTCTTAGCAAAATGTCTAAACTGTAAAACTGGTGTTACTGCAGAGCCTTGCAACAAATGTGAAAACTGTGTAGCAATCAACAATAATAGTTTTATGGATTTGATTGAAATTGATGCTGCTTCACGTACAGGTGTCGAAGAGACCAAAGAAATCTTAGATAATATCCAATATATGCCATCACAAGGACGCTATAAAGTCTATCTAATCGATGAGGCACATATGCTTTCTAAGCAAAGTTTCAATGCTTTACTAAAGACCCTTGAAGAGCCGCCAGAATATGTCAAATTTATCCTAGCGACTACAGATTATCATAAGATTCCTGTTACGATACTATCTAGATGTATTCAACTTCATCTGAAGCATATCTCACAGGCTGACATCAAAGATCAACTAAAAACAGTCCTAGCTAAAGAGAATATAAACTCAGATGAGCCGTCACTTGAGTATATAGCTTATCATGCCAAAGGCAGCTTAAGAGATGCTTTAAGCTTACTTGATCAGGCTATTAGCTTTTGTAGTGGTGAACTTAAGCAAGCTCAGATTAAACAAATGCTCGGAATCATAGACAGTGAAGAAGTATATAGTATTATCAATGCGATTATTGATAATGATCCAAAAGCCATACTGCCAGCTGTCAAAAATTTAGCACTTACAGAAAGTAGTGCTGATGCTGTACTAGATAGAATCGCCGAAATTTGGTTTGCTTGCTGTATTTATAGCTTTACACAGTCTTTAGATGCTATTAATGATATTGATGTTGATATAATCAATAATATTTTGGCAAAAATATCAATTGAACAAGCACACTTCTTATATCAATTAACGATAATTGCTAAAAAAGATATTGCTTTAGCACCAAATTTTGAAACTGGTGTAACTATGGCTATTCTTAGACTTATAGCGTTTCAAAAAAAAAACCTAACTGATGTAACCCAGACCTCTAAAATAGTTGCTAACGCAACAACTGCTAGAAATGATATAAGCTTACTTAAAAATACATTTAAGCCAGAACAATCTCAACAAACTGTAAAACCTGCTGTAACACAAAATAATAATCCAACAACTAATGAGAATATTCAAGAACAAGCACTTGATAAAAAGTGGTTTAATCTCCTTAATAGGATAAAACTAAAAGGTTTTACAAAAACTTTAGCTTTTAATAGCCATCTTATTAGTGATAATGGTGAAACATTTGTAATCCATCTAAATGAAGATGCCAAAAAAATCCTTGAGCTTGATCCTCAAAGTATAGCTAAACTTCAAGCAAGTATTAGTGAGTATCTTAACAATGCTAGTTTTAGGTTAGATATCAAAAACCTACCTATAGATAGAGTCTCAACTGATCAAAAATCACCTGCTGAGATTAAGCGTGAAAATGCTATAAATAAAATCCATAATGATGAAAATACAAAGCTTATTAAACAAGCTCTAGCAATCGATATAAAAGAACAAAATATAATTTTAACAGATTAA
- the prfB gene encoding peptide chain release factor 2 (programmed frameshift), producing the protein MESINYKLVLKDLTARIKSLRDYLDYDAKKEKLTEVLMELEDGAIWDNPEYAQSLGKQKVELESVVNSCEHISETLETLSELLEMAEQDESLMQEIARDTRDVASEIEKLEFRRMFSGKMDANNAFLDIQSGSGGTEAQDWAEMLMRMYMRWADSHGFKVSVDNVSDGDVAGIKGCTLKIEGEYAYGWLRTETGIHRLVRKSPFDSNSKRHTSFASVFISPEVDDDIDIEINPADLRVDTYRASGAGGQHVNKTDSAVRITHIPTNIVVQSQSDRSQHKNRDNAMKQLKSKLYEMELQKRNAEKNALEDSKADIGWGSQIRSYVLDQSRIKDLRTGVENTNTQAVLDGDLDKFIEASLKSGL; encoded by the exons ATGGAATCTATAAATTATAAGCTTGTGTTAAAAGATCTAACGGCCCGTATTAAATCTTTACGGGACTATCTT GACTACGATGCTAAGAAAGAAAAGCTAACAGAAGTCTTAATGGAGCTAGAAGATGGCGCTATTTGGGACAATCCAGAGTATGCACAAAGTTTAGGTAAACAAAAGGTTGAGCTAGAAAGTGTTGTAAATAGTTGTGAGCATATTTCAGAGACATTAGAAACTCTTAGCGAACTTTTAGAAATGGCAGAGCAGGATGAGTCACTAATGCAAGAAATTGCTCGAGATACACGGGATGTGGCTAGTGAAATTGAAAAGCTAGAGTTTAGAAGAATGTTTTCTGGTAAGATGGATGCTAATAATGCCTTTTTGGATATTCAGTCAGGTTCAGGAGGAACCGAAGCGCAAGATTGGGCAGAGATGCTGATGCGGATGTATATGCGTTGGGCAGATAGCCATGGCTTTAAGGTAAGCGTTGATAATGTTTCAGATGGCGATGTTGCAGGTATAAAAGGTTGTACACTGAAAATAGAGGGTGAATATGCTTATGGTTGGTTGCGTACCGAAACTGGTATTCATAGGTTAGTGCGCAAATCACCTTTTGACTCAAACAGTAAACGTCATACATCTTTTGCATCGGTGTTTATCTCACCTGAGGTTGATGATGATATTGATATTGAAATAAATCCTGCTGATTTACGAGTCGATACTTATCGCGCTTCTGGGGCAGGTGGTCAGCATGTAAACAAAACTGATTCAGCTGTGAGAATAACGCATATTCCAACAAATATTGTAGTGCAAAGTCAAAGTGATAGGTCACAGCATAAAAATAGAGATAACGCGATGAAACAGCTTAAGTCAAAGCTATATGAGATGGAGCTACAAAAGCGTAATGCTGAAAAGAATGCTCTTGAAGACTCAAAAGCTGATATCGGCTGGGGTAGTCAAATCCGTTCGTATGTGCTTGATCAGTCACGTATCAAAGATTTAAGGACAGGAGTGGAAAACACCAATACTCAAGCAGTATTAGATGGTGATTTGGATAAGTTTATTGAGGCTAGCTTGAAAAGTGGGTTATAA
- the lysS gene encoding lysine--tRNA ligase produces MSSKLKDLIKTAIKEYLDANDITVKDAIRGKIREQISEFLGEVSEINEQVKEQIVALVKKHVTELQESSQIALRKEKLKTLAQQNNGISHPNGFRRNAVAAELQARYADKTKQELEELNNKQQYNLTGRVVLRRVMGKASFITLQDYTGRIQVYLKKSDLSEGQYETFKNLCDLGDIVGISGNMFKTNTGELSVEANHFEVLTKAIRPLPDKFHGLADQEMRYRQRYVDLITNEKAREVFKVRSKVVSFIRNYFDKLDFMEVETPMMHVLQGGAAAKPFKTHHNALDMPLYLRIAPELYLKRLVVGGFERVYEINRNFRNEGVSSRHNPEFTMLEFYMAYADYNDLMDLTEDMLSKLVQEVIGSEVLEYGEYKINFGGKYERISMVDSIVKYNDDITKEDLATFESAKKVAEKLKIKVETFHELGHLINEIFEDTVEHKLIQPTFITDYPAVVSPLARRQDGNLEFTDRFEFFVGAREIANGFSELNDAEDQAERFRKQVEAAASGDDEAMPYDKDYIRALEYGMPPTAGQGIGIDRLVMYLTNSQSIRDVILFPHMKPE; encoded by the coding sequence ATGAGTAGTAAATTAAAAGATTTGATAAAAACAGCGATAAAAGAATATTTAGATGCTAATGATATAACAGTCAAAGATGCTATCAGAGGTAAGATTAGAGAGCAAATTAGTGAGTTTTTAGGTGAAGTAAGCGAGATAAATGAGCAAGTCAAAGAACAAATTGTAGCACTTGTGAAAAAGCATGTAACGGAGTTACAAGAAAGCTCACAAATTGCCTTGAGAAAAGAAAAGTTAAAAACTTTAGCTCAGCAAAATAACGGTATAAGTCACCCGAATGGTTTCCGAAGAAATGCTGTTGCTGCAGAATTACAAGCTCGCTATGCTGATAAAACCAAGCAAGAATTAGAAGAGCTAAATAACAAGCAACAATATAATTTGACAGGCAGAGTAGTTTTGCGCCGTGTCATGGGTAAAGCATCTTTTATAACACTACAAGACTACACAGGCAGAATCCAAGTTTATCTAAAAAAGAGTGACTTGTCAGAGGGACAATATGAAACCTTCAAAAATCTATGTGATTTAGGTGATATTGTCGGTATTTCAGGAAATATGTTTAAGACAAATACGGGCGAGCTTTCTGTAGAAGCAAACCATTTTGAGGTTTTAACAAAGGCGATTCGTCCGCTACCAGATAAATTCCATGGTTTGGCAGATCAAGAAATGAGATACCGCCAGAGATATGTTGATTTAATTACAAATGAAAAAGCGCGTGAAGTTTTTAAGGTGCGTTCAAAAGTTGTAAGTTTTATCCGTAACTACTTTGATAAATTAGATTTTATGGAAGTAGAGACGCCTATGATGCATGTTTTACAAGGTGGTGCTGCTGCTAAGCCATTTAAGACACATCATAATGCTTTGGATATGCCTTTATACTTGCGTATTGCTCCAGAGCTTTATCTAAAAAGACTAGTTGTTGGTGGTTTTGAGCGTGTTTATGAGATAAATCGTAATTTTAGAAACGAGGGGGTATCTTCGCGCCATAATCCAGAATTTACAATGCTAGAGTTCTATATGGCGTACGCTGATTATAACGATCTTATGGATTTAACAGAGGATATGCTTTCTAAGCTTGTACAAGAAGTTATTGGTAGTGAAGTACTTGAGTATGGAGAGTATAAAATCAACTTTGGTGGTAAGTACGAGCGTATCTCAATGGTTGATTCAATTGTTAAATATAATGATGATATTACCAAAGAAGATTTAGCAACTTTTGAATCAGCTAAAAAGGTTGCTGAGAAATTAAAAATAAAAGTAGAAACATTCCATGAACTTGGACACCTGATAAATGAAATATTTGAAGACACTGTTGAGCATAAACTTATTCAGCCAACATTTATCACGGATTATCCAGCGGTAGTTTCACCACTAGCGCGTAGGCAAGATGGTAATCTAGAATTTACAGATAGATTTGAATTCTTTGTCGGAGCGCGTGAGATTGCTAATGGCTTCTCTGAGCTTAACGATGCTGAGGATCAAGCTGAGCGCTTCAGAAAACAGGTTGAAGCGGCTGCATCTGGTGATG